The region GGATTCCGTAATCCACGAAGTTCATCCGCTCCACGCCCATCTCGTAGTACGGAGGGTGGAACAAGAACGCGGCGCGAAGCTTCGCAGGGTCCCGCACCAGCGTGCAGCCCGCCTCGAGCGGCGCGTAGAGCCACTTGTGCGGGTCCACGGCCACGGAGTCGGCGAGCGCGAGCCCCCGCAATGCGGGGTCGACGTCGGGGAGCGCGGCGGCGAGGCCACCGTACGCTCCGTCCACGTGGAACCAGATGCCGCGCTCGCGGCAGACGGCGGCGAGCTCCGGGAGCGGGTCCACGGTTCCCGTACTCACGGAGCCCGCGGTGCCGACGACGAGGAGCGGGACGTCCCCGCGCCGCCGGTCCTCGTCGATCGCGCGGCGGAGTGCGTCCACGCGCATGCGGAGCCGGTCGTCGGTCTCGATCCAGCGGATCGAGTCCGTGCCAAGGCCGGAAAGGTCCGCCGCCTTCTGGATCCAGGTGTGGGTCTCCGCTGACGCGTACACGCGAAGCGGCCGATCCCCTCCCGCGAGCCCGCGCGCGCGGATGTCCCAGCCCGCCGCCGAGGTCCGGCCCGCGAAGAACGCGACCAGGTTCGCCACGTTCCCTCCGCTCACCATGATGCCGCCGCAGTCGGACGGGAACCCGATCAGCTCGGCGATCCATCGGATCGCCTGGACCTCGATCTCCGTGGCCGCGGGAGCCAGCTGGAACAGGCCCAGGTTTGGATTCGCGGCCGACGCGATGAGATCGCCCAGCACCCCGATCGGCGCCGGAGGCGCGGTGATGTATCCGAAGAATCGAGGGTGCGCATTGAAGCAGGAATGTCCGAAGAGTCGCTCCGCGGTTTCCAGGAGGAGCGCTGTCGCGTCGGAGCCCTTCTCGGGAAGAGGCCCCTCGAGCGCGAGCGCCTCGCGAATTGCCGCGGGCCCTTCCCCTTTGGTCACGGGTCCGTCCGGCACGGCCGCCATGAGATCCGCGAGCCGGTCGACGAGGCGGTGCCCCGCCTCGCGGAACTCCTCCTTCGCCATCGCGAGCGGCGCCTTCCGGCTCACGATCTCAAACCCTCGAAGAGATCCGTCTCTCGCCGCCTGCCCCCGTTCACGAGGCTCATGGCGCGATAGAACTCCGTGACTCCCCAGAGCGCCTCGTGGTGCTCCGGGGAGAGCGTCCGGAGCTTGTCGAACACGGAGATCTGGGAGTGATGGCAGAAGACTGCCTTCCACAGGGTATCCGTGTGGGCGCGCGTCTCGATCCACGTCGTGATCTCCCACTCGGGCCATGGGTGCGGGAAGCGCTCCACGCCGTCCACCTTCGACGTGAGCTTCTTGAAGGCTGTCTGGTACGCGGCCATGCGGGCTTCCGAGTTCACGAAGTAGTAGAGCTTGGAGACCGCGTGTGTGGAGCCCTCGCCGGACGTGGGGTCCGCGGCCGCCATGATCGCGGCGGTCGTGAACTGGCAGATCGCGATGTGGTCGGGATGGCCGTACGCGCCGTCCGGGGGGAACGTGACCACGACGTGTGGACGCACGCGCCGGATGTGGCCGGCGAGCGCGGAGACGATCTGCCGGGGGTCGACCTGGTCGAGGGCGCCGTCGGGATGCCCGAGGATCGCGACGTCACCGATGCCGAGAACCTCGGCCGCGGCACGGAGCTCGGCTTCGCGGATCTCTCCGAGCCGTTGCGGTCCGGGATGGCCGGGACCGTCACGATGCTCGTGAAAGCGGCCCTTCTCGCCGCGGGTCGCCGTGACCAGCGAGACCGCGACCCCTTCGGCCGCGTACTTGGCGAGCGCTCCGCCGAGTCCGAGGGACTCGTCGTCCGGGTGCGCGAGAATCGCGAGAAGTCTCAGCGAATCTCGCGTCGCCGGATTCCCAGAACGTTCGGAATGGCCCATCGATTGCCCGTGTCGATCTCCGGATCGGAGGTTTCGAAGACGCCGAAGCGCTCGACCTCCACGCCTCCGGCTCGCACGTAGATCTGCGCCTCGGGTCCCCCTTCCAGGTGCTGGGCGGCCACGACTCCGATTCCGAGGGCGAGGATCTGGCGGTTGAGGTGGTGCATGGTAACGGGAGCGCGGCAGAACAGGAACAAGATCCTGCCGCGGTCGTCCTCGGCCAGCGCGGCCTCGCTCCACGCGTCCGTGCCGCGCGGGCCCCACACGTTCTCGCCCGGCCGGCGGATGAGTCTCAGGTTCTGAGCCGCCGAACGATAGTCGCGCAGGATCTCCTGCCAATCCGGTCCGTCCGCATCGAGATCGAACATGCGAAACCGGGAAACCCCCTCGCGGCGGGGATCGAACGCGGCGACGGAGCGGTAGGCATTCCGGTGGACGCTCAGCACCTTGTCCCGGTGGCGGAGATAGCCGACGTGCGTGACGTAGTCGGTCGCGAACATGCCCGCGTTGATGGCGGCGGCGAGCCCGTACGTCCGGCACCATTCGGCCGCCGTGGCGCTCTTCGCCTCCCCTCCCACGCTGCGGCCCGCCACTTCCAGGTTCCAGCGCTCGGGGTCGATCCGGATCACCTCGAGCTGCGCCGTTCCGCCCGGCTTTCCGCGCGGAATCGCGAACGTGCCGAACTCGAGACCGGGCTCGAGCGTTCTCCAGCCGCTCCCGGATGCGGGCGGCGGGTCGGGGGCGGCGCCGTTGCCACAGGAGAGGGTCGCGGCGGCGATGGCGCCCGCGAGGAGCGCGGCGCGCGTCAACCCTCCGGCCTCGCGCGGACGTCGACGCTGTCGATGAGACCTTCCGCGTACGCCTCGAGGAGCCCCGTGGATCCGCGGGGTCCTTCCGCGCGCATGTACCGGAGGATCTCGGGGGTCCACACGATCGCCATCGTCGCGAGCGTTCCGGTCACGTCGGTGTAGGCGCCGAACTGGCGCGCGAAGAGCTTCACCGGGACGAAGAGCGCCGCTCCGTGCCGGTGCCCGTGGATCAGGACCTCGGGGTCTCCGACGTAGACGACGTCCCCCTCCACGCGCACGCGCGGACCCGGCGGGAGAATCCGACGGAGGGTCTCGAGCTCGGCGAACACGGTGCCGTCGAACTGGTGAGGGCCCGGCGGCGGTCCGGGGGGGAGGATGGAATCGCGAAGCGGAGACTCGTCGTGACGGTCCGGGTTCCGGATCTTGAACGCGAGGGTGGCCCGGAGCTCGTGGAGCTGGGTATCGAGGAGGAGCGACGCGAGCTCGTGGGCGGCGCGCTCGCGTTCCGAAGCGCCGGATTCCGAGGGGGTCGCTCCCGGAGACGGGGACCGCCCCTCGACCGGCTCCCGATCCGCGGCTCCCGTGCATGCGGCGACGAGAAGCGACAGGACACCCGTCGCGACTCGGTGCGCGGTCCGACCACCCATCATGCTGCGCCACCCTCCTTGCGTGATTCCGGCGCCGGCACCGGACTCCACAGCATAGCCCGGCCCCGAGGTCGCGGGAACCCGAGAAGGAGGTACCCTCGATGGAGTCCCGTCCTCGCAGGGGCACGGTCGCGCGGCAGCGCGCTCTGGACCCCGTCACGCCGGGCGCGCTACGCTTGAAGAGCGCCGACCGGAACCGGAGGTGGAGGATGGAGTCGATCCCGTGGATCCAGAGCCCCGACGAGGCGCTCGCGCGAGGCCGTCAGCTGCACAAGCCCGTGCTCTACGACTTCAGCGCGGCGCCCATGTGAAGCGGGTGTGCTCGGCTGGAAGCCGAGGTCTACCCGGACGCGAGAGTCATGCAGTTCCTGATGGAGAACTTCGTCCCCGCGCGCGCGCACGTGAGGGACCAGAAGTCGACCTTCGACCGCTTCGGCGCCAAGTGGACGCCGACACAGCTCATCCTGGACTCGGCCGGCAAGGAGCACCACCGCATCGAGGGCTTCCTCCCGGTCGACGATTTCCTGGCCCAGCTGAAGCTGGGGCTCGCGAAGCTCGCGTTCGAGCGAAGCGACTTCCCGGAGGCCGGACAGCGCTACCGGAACATCTGCCGGGAGCATCCCGCTTCGGGAGCCGCCGCGGAGGCGTGCTACTGGGCGGGCGTCGCCGAGTACAAGGCAAGGAACGAGCCGTCCCCTCTGCGCGAGACGGCCCTCTTCCTGGGAGAGCACTACCCGCAGAGCGAGTGGACGCGGAAAGCGTCGGTGTGGATGGGTTGATCGCGGGAATCGGAAGGGCGATCCGGGTCCGAAGGAGCCGCGCCTCCAGACGCCGCAGAAGAGAGGCTCTCCAAGAGGGAGCGCCGCTATCCCGACGAGGGTGACCGCTTGGCGGCCTCGTAGGCCTCGGTGAGCTTCGGATCCTTGGCGATTTCGAACATCAGATCTTCGAGGCTCTCGGCGGTCATGCCATGCGCCGAGAGAATCTCCGACATCCGGTTCGGCTCGTTCTCGATCGCCCGCGCGATGGCGCCCGCCTCGCGCGCCTGCTCGACCGTGGGAGCGGCGCCGGCTGCGGGCGGTGCCTCCGATTGCGTGGAGCCGTCGCCGGTCGACGAGGAGCTCGAGCAGCCGGTCGCGACGATGGCGAGGAGCAACGCCACGGCACCCACCTGAATCAGGATGTTCCGCGCGATCACCGGGAGCCTCCCTTCTTCCCCTTGTCGCCCGCCGGCGTCTCCGGATGCCCCTTGCCCTTGTCCGCTGCCGGCGTCTCCGGCCGACCCTGGTCCTTGGCCTCTGCCGGTGTTTTCGCGTGTCCCTTGCCCTTCTCCGCTTCGGGCCCTCCTCCGTGGCCCTTGCCCTTTCCACGTGCGGCGTGCTCAGCGCGAATCGCCTCGGCCAGATCGCGACCCCTCAGACCTTCGTCGAGGCGTCGCTGCACGAACGCTCCGAAGTTGTCGACCGGTCCATGCTCCCGGATCGCTCTGTTCTCGTGTTCGAACAGCTCGTTGACATCCGCGGCCCGGACGCGCTTTTCCCGCGCCTTGTCGAGAATGGCTCGGATGTCCGACTCCGGAACGCCGAGGGTGCGTGCTTCCTGCGTCGTCCTCGGAAGGCGTAACGCCTGCAAGACGGATGAGATCATACCGCTCGACTCTTGCGCGGCGCCGGGGGCGGCGGCCAGTGCGGTCGCCAGTGCCAGAATCCAGATGCGAGTCTTCATGCGTGACCTCCTCGGGATGATCCCGTGGGTGTGCCGGAGAGGATCATACGGCCCGGTGTGAGGGCACCGCAACGGAGGTCCCGGGCGACAGCGCGCAGCTAGCCGTGACCGGACCCTCCCGCCTGGGGCGCTCGTTCCGCTATTCGTAGCGCAGCGCGACGATCGGATCGAGGCCCGCGGCGCGGCGCGCCGGCCAGACTCCGAAGAGGATGCCGACGGCGGCCGCGAAGAAGAACGCCAGGAGGATCGACGAAGGCGCCACCGACGTGTTCCACCCAAAGCCCATGCGCAGCCCCGTCGCCATCCCCGCCCCGAGAAGGATCCCCACGATCCCGCCGAGGAGACACAGCACCACCGCTTCGATCAGGAACTGGAGCAGGATGTTGATCTTGGTCGCGCCGAGCGCCTTGCGGATCCCGATCTCCCGGGTGCGCTCCGTGACCGAGACGAGCATGATGTTCATGATCCCGATCCCGCCCACGAGGAGACTCACCGCCGCGATCCCGGCGAGGAGAAGCGAGAAGACCTGCGTGGTTTCCCCGAGCGTCGTGAGGAAGTCGGCCTGGCTCCGGATCTGGAAGTCGTCCGGCTGGCCGGAGCGGAGCCGGTGCTCGCGCCGGAGGATCCGCTGCGCCTCGGCCATCGTGTTCGCGATCTCGTCCTCCGACGCCGCGAGGACGTTGATCGAGCGCAACCGTTCGCTTCCGATGACGCGGAAGCGCGCGGTCTGGAGCGGGATCAGGACCTGATCGTCCGGATTGAAGAAGCCGCCCCCCTGTCCCTTCGGGGCGAGCACGCCGACCACCTGGAACTGGATGCTCCCGATCCGCACGGTCTCGCCGAGGAGCGCCTCGGGGGAGGTGAGTCCGAGATCGGTCGCCACTTGAGGCCCGACGACCGCGACGCGCCGGCGTCCGGCGTCGTCCCCTGACGTGAACATCTGCCCGGCCTGGAATTGGAAGTTTCGCACCTGGGGATAGTTCGACGTCACGCCGACGACCTGGGTGTTCGTGTTCTGGTTCCCGTACTGGACCTGAAGCTGTCTCGCCATCTCGGGCTGGATCGCCACGGCGAGCTCCGATTCCGATTCCAGCGCCTCCGCGTCGTCCATCGTGAGCACCGCCCGGTCGAGGCTCGACGCGACGCCCCCCCGGCCCCGCGCCTGGGACGGCGAGATCGTGACGAGCGTCGTTCCGAGGGAGGCGATCCGCTCGCGCACCGACTGCTCGGCGCCGCGCCCGAGCGCGATCATGGCGATCACGGCGGCGACGCCGATCACGATCCCGAGCATCGTCAGGAAGGAGCGGAGCTTGTTCGCGCGGAGCGCCGAGAGCGCGACGCGCAGGATCTCGCCCACGAGCACCGGTTACCTCCCTCCTCCGCCGCCACCACCGCCACCGCCGCCGGAGGATCCGCCCGTGCGCGTGCCGCCGGTGCCGCCCCCCGTGCCCGGCAGCGCCGTGCGCTGACGGATGCGATTCAGGGTCTCCTGCCGCTGGAACTGGAGCTGCGCCGCGCTCAGGAGCGCGACTTCCTCTCCCTGCTCCAGCCCGGAGATCACCTGCGCATACTCGTAGTTGCTCACACCGAGGCGCACGGCCCGCGGCTCGAACGTGTCTCCCTTCTTCACGAAGACCACGCGTCGCTGGGCCGTGCCCGGCCGGCTCTGGGTCGAGCCCACGCCGCCCGCGCCCGAGCTCCCTCCTCCGCTCGGGCCGGCGCCGCCCCACGCACCGGCGGAGCCGCCCTCGGCCCCCCTCGCCCGTGCGCGGCGCGCGCGCATCGAGTCGCGCTGCGCGGGAGTAGCGTTCCTCCACTCTCCGCGCCCCGTCCGCTCGCCCCGGGCCGCGCCGAGCGTGTCGCGCTCGGCGGCGCGAGCGGCGCCACGCTGCCCGTCGTTCGCCGTCACGGCGCCCGGGCCCGCGCCCGCCGCCCCCTGTCCCGTGCCGCCGGCCTGCGCCATGCGCGCCTGCGCCTGCGCGCGGAGTGTGGCCCGGACCTGGTCGGCGGAGAGTCCGAGCGCCTCGCCCGCGTCGGCGGCCTCGCGCGCGTTCCGCACTGCGTCGACCGGCACCGCGAGCACGTCGTTCTGCTCCTCGACCATGACCGTGACCTCGCCGTTCATCCCGGGCATGAGGAGGCCTTCCTCGTTGGACAGCGACACGAGCACCGGGAACATGGTCACCGACTGCTCCACGAGGGCCATCGGCTCCACCTTCTCCACCTGGCCTCGGAACTGGCGGTCGGGATACGCGTCGACGAGCACGGTCGCGGGCTGTCCGGGCTTCACGTTCCCGATGTCCGTCTCGTTCACGAGCGCGCGTAGACGGATTCGGTTGAGATCCGCCATCTTGAGGAGCGTGGTGCCGCCGCTCACGGACGAGGTCGCCGACGAGATGACCTGACCCACGGAGACCGGCTTCTCGATGATGGTGCCCGCGACCGGCGCGCGCACGGTCGCGTCCTCGAGACGCTGCCGGGCGATGTCGAGATCGGTGCGCGCGCGAACGAGGGACGACTTCGCGTTCTCGGCCGCGAGGACCGCGGTCTCGTGCTCCTGCGCCGTGATGACCCCTTCCCCGAAGAGCTGATCGGAGCGGCGCTTCTGCGACTCGGTCACCTCGGACTGGACCTGCGCCGCCTGGAGCGCCGCGCGGCTCTGGTTGTACTGGTTTCGAACGTCGCGTGGATCGATCTGGGCGAGGAGCTGTCCGGCACGCACCTCCGATCCGATCTCGACCGGCATCTGCATGATCTGTCCGGAGGCCTTGGACTTCACCTCGACGACGTTGATGGGCTCGATGGCGCCGTTCGCCTCGACGGTCACGACGATGTCCCGCCGCTCCACCGCCATGGTCGGCACCGTCGTCTCGACCTTCTTCTTCCCG is a window of Candidatus Eisenbacteria bacterium DNA encoding:
- a CDS encoding aspartate aminotransferase family protein, which gives rise to MSRKAPLAMAKEEFREAGHRLVDRLADLMAAVPDGPVTKGEGPAAIREALALEGPLPEKGSDATALLLETAERLFGHSCFNAHPRFFGYITAPPAPIGVLGDLIASAANPNLGLFQLAPAATEIEVQAIRWIAELIGFPSDCGGIMVSGGNVANLVAFFAGRTSAAGWDIRARGLAGGDRPLRVYASAETHTWIQKAADLSGLGTDSIRWIETDDRLRMRVDALRRAIDEDRRRGDVPLLVVGTAGSVSTGTVDPLPELAAVCRERGIWFHVDGAYGGLAAALPDVDPALRGLALADSVAVDPHKWLYAPLEAGCTLVRDPAKLRAAFLFHPPYYEMGVERMNFVDYGIQNSRGFRALKVWLGLRHAGAAGYRTMIAEDIALSRRLAGAVSRTPELELLTQELSITTFRYVPERLRNGAGTEDGERALNELNKELLQTLQQNGEAFLSNAVIRGKYALRACVVNFHTSAADVDAVPEIVMREARAVEERLHVRSK
- a CDS encoding PIG-L family deacetylase gives rise to the protein MGHSERSGNPATRDSLRLLAILAHPDDESLGLGGALAKYAAEGVAVSLVTATRGEKGRFHEHRDGPGHPGPQRLGEIREAELRAAAEVLGIGDVAILGHPDGALDQVDPRQIVSALAGHIRRVRPHVVVTFPPDGAYGHPDHIAICQFTTAAIMAAADPTSGEGSTHAVSKLYYFVNSEARMAAYQTAFKKLTSKVDGVERFPHPWPEWEITTWIETRAHTDTLWKAVFCHHSQISVFDKLRTLSPEHHEALWGVTEFYRAMSLVNGGRRRETDLFEGLRS
- a CDS encoding efflux RND transporter periplasmic adaptor subunit — translated: MANGKRKGILRLSRGRAIAIAAGVLALVLVVLFAGRGKKKVETTVPTMAVERRDIVVTVEANGAIEPINVVEVKSKASGQIMQMPVEIGSEVRAGQLLAQIDPRDVRNQYNQSRAALQAAQVQSEVTESQKRRSDQLFGEGVITAQEHETAVLAAENAKSSLVRARTDLDIARQRLEDATVRAPVAGTIIEKPVSVGQVISSATSSVSGGTTLLKMADLNRIRLRALVNETDIGNVKPGQPATVLVDAYPDRQFRGQVEKVEPMALVEQSVTMFPVLVSLSNEEGLLMPGMNGEVTVMVEEQNDVLAVPVDAVRNAREAADAGEALGLSADQVRATLRAQAQARMAQAGGTGQGAAGAGPGAVTANDGQRGAARAAERDTLGAARGERTGRGEWRNATPAQRDSMRARRARARGAEGGSAGAWGGAGPSGGGSSGAGGVGSTQSRPGTAQRRVVFVKKGDTFEPRAVRLGVSNYEYAQVISGLEQGEEVALLSAAQLQFQRQETLNRIRQRTALPGTGGGTGGTRTGGSSGGGGGGGGGGGR
- a CDS encoding ABC transporter permease, which translates into the protein MLVGEILRVALSALRANKLRSFLTMLGIVIGVAAVIAMIALGRGAEQSVRERIASLGTTLVTISPSQARGRGGVASSLDRAVLTMDDAEALESESELAVAIQPEMARQLQVQYGNQNTNTQVVGVTSNYPQVRNFQFQAGQMFTSGDDAGRRRVAVVGPQVATDLGLTSPEALLGETVRIGSIQFQVVGVLAPKGQGGGFFNPDDQVLIPLQTARFRVIGSERLRSINVLAASEDEIANTMAEAQRILRREHRLRSGQPDDFQIRSQADFLTTLGETTQVFSLLLAGIAAVSLLVGGIGIMNIMLVSVTERTREIGIRKALGATKINILLQFLIEAVVLCLLGGIVGILLGAGMATGLRMGFGWNTSVAPSSILLAFFFAAAVGILFGVWPARRAAGLDPIVALRYE
- a CDS encoding phosphodiester glycosidase family protein, yielding MTRAALLAGAIAAATLSCGNGAAPDPPPASGSGWRTLEPGLEFGTFAIPRGKPGGTAQLEVIRIDPERWNLEVAGRSVGGEAKSATAAEWCRTYGLAAAINAGMFATDYVTHVGYLRHRDKVLSVHRNAYRSVAAFDPRREGVSRFRMFDLDADGPDWQEILRDYRSAAQNLRLIRRPGENVWGPRGTDAWSEAALAEDDRGRILFLFCRAPVTMHHLNRQILALGIGVVAAQHLEGGPEAQIYVRAGGVEVERFGVFETSDPEIDTGNRWAIPNVLGIRRREIR